A region of Ictidomys tridecemlineatus isolate mIctTri1 chromosome 4, mIctTri1.hap1, whole genome shotgun sequence DNA encodes the following proteins:
- the Or56b4 gene encoding LOW QUALITY PROTEIN: olfactory receptor 56B4 (The sequence of the model RefSeq protein was modified relative to this genomic sequence to represent the inferred CDS: deleted 1 base in 1 codon; substituted 1 base at 1 genomic stop codon): protein MDIALCTANSSRVQVSEFILMALPGIHEWQHWLSLPMALLYLLALFANLFVLITIHHEPILHQPMYQFLGILAVVDIGLATTRMPKILAILXFVSKAISFPECFAQIYAIHSFMCMESGIFLCMALDRYIAICYPLQYPSIITEAFVIKAILSMVLRNGLLTIPVPILAAQRHYYFKNEIDHCMCSNLGVTSLACDDITINRLYQLSLAWLVVGSDMILVFASYALIVHSVLKLNSAEATSKALSTCSSHLILIIFFYTAIILVSVTYLAERRIPLIPVLLNVLHIVIPPSLNPMVYALRTQELRVSFQRVLGLSEYVSRK from the exons ATGGATATTGCCCTCTGTACAGCCAATAGCTCAAGGGTTCAAGTATCTGAATTCATCCTGATGGCACTTCCAGGCATTCATGAGTGGCAGCACTGGCTGTCCTTGCCCATGGCTCTGCTTTACCTCCTAGCTCTTTTTGCTAATCTTTTTGTCTTAATCACCATCCACCATGAGCCTATCTTGCACCAGCCCATGTATCAATTCCTAGGTATCCTGGCTGTGGTAGACATTGGCCTTGCTACCACCAGAATGCCAAAGATCCTGGCCATCCTATAGTTTGTTTCCAAGGCCATCAGCTTTCCTGAATGTTTTGCTCAGATATATGCCATTCATTCTTTTATGTGCATGGAGTCAGGCATCTTCCTCTGCATGGCACTGGATAGATACATAGCCATTTGTTATCCCCTTCAATACCCCTCCATAATTACTGAAGCTTTTGTTATCAAAGCCATACTGTCCATGGTGCTTAGGAATGGCCTATTGACCATACCAGTACCTATACTGGCTGCCCAGAGACACTACTACTTCAAGAATGAAATTGATCACTGCATGTGTTCTAACTTGGGGGTCACTAGTCTGGCCTGTGATGATATCACCATTAACAGGCTTTACCAGTTGTCCTTGGCCTGGCTTGTTGTTGGGAGTGACATGATTCTGGTCTTTGCTTCCTATGCTTTGATTGTTCACTCAGTACTGAAGCTGAACTCAGCTGAAGCAACATCTAAGGCCCTGAGTACCTGTAGTTCCCACCTCAttctaattatctttttctaTACAGCTATTATTTTAGTT TCTGTCACCTACCTAGCAGAAAGAAGGATTCCCCTAATCCCTGTTCTTCTCAATGTGCTGCATATTGTCATCCCTCCATCCCTTAACCCCATGGTATATGCCCTTAGGACTCAAGAGCTACGAGTAAGCTTCCAGAGGGTGCTTGGCTTGAGTGAGTATGTGTCTAGGAAATAA